Proteins encoded by one window of Tunturibacter psychrotolerans:
- a CDS encoding HAD family hydrolase, with the protein MLEAVLSDIDGTLVESNWLHAAAWRDAFAVIDIPLDIETLRKQIGKGGDQLIPVFVPWWKRPMVEEPLKTYRSFLFHQDYFHQVTPFPRVRDLFLRFKQSGIRTALASSTNKADLDTYMKIANIADLIDETTSADDAARSKPHPDIFSASLQKLHAKPTSVLALGDTPYDAESAGKAGIRTIGVTTGGWSRQELLDAGCIEVYKDVAELLDRFDQSALTHCGPVAHT; encoded by the coding sequence ATGCTAGAAGCCGTTCTCTCCGACATCGACGGAACCCTCGTCGAAAGCAACTGGCTCCACGCCGCCGCATGGAGAGACGCCTTCGCCGTCATCGACATCCCCCTCGACATCGAAACCCTCCGCAAACAGATCGGCAAAGGCGGCGACCAGCTCATCCCCGTCTTCGTCCCCTGGTGGAAACGCCCCATGGTCGAGGAGCCCCTCAAAACCTACCGCAGCTTCCTCTTCCATCAGGACTACTTCCACCAGGTCACACCCTTCCCCCGCGTCCGCGACCTCTTCCTCCGCTTCAAACAATCCGGAATCCGCACCGCCCTCGCCTCCTCCACCAACAAAGCCGACCTCGACACCTACATGAAGATCGCCAACATCGCCGACCTCATCGACGAGACCACCTCAGCCGACGACGCCGCCCGCTCCAAGCCCCACCCCGACATCTTCTCCGCCTCCCTCCAAAAGCTCCACGCCAAACCAACCAGCGTCCTCGCCCTCGGCGACACCCCCTACGACGCCGAGTCCGCCGGCAAGGCAGGCATCCGCACCATCGGCGTCACCACCGGCGGCTGGTCCCGCCAGGAACTCCTCGACGCCGGCTGCATCGAGGTCTACAAAGACGTAGCCGAACTCCTCGACCGCTTCGACCAAAGCGCCCTCACCCACTGCGGCCCGGTGGCCCATACATAA
- a CDS encoding Cthe_2314 family HEPN domain-containing protein, translating to MLVWLNQITANDLAFLDLLEHLRIYLTVRHSGICEVRLLVPSNFAKTLEILSSANISFTIIDPLTANSAHLGVPSINDHHEASELATLAHGNRVDCVVVPAESPLLAFTPAFVNDLQVLISDTSFLLRLSEFFVRGFDIPWTYTRMIWDGTWSTMYQLAEPSTFAAPMAFLNLMRAKKVSVNVGETARSFIHNRLPQLCFARDRLIWLEMQRAASTRDGFSNQKYAFEISYQLNFYYINLFGSFDHLALLVNGIFSLGLKEKQVGATYAVFLEKLAQVSPQMNTIFTKPSALDLITRLAQLRNLSAHRGSVSPSKVVQKSDREPTLDELDAYIRDAGQGWMFEELRDPGIQQLISLARQNARIAILERNTLFDDVVMIEIKGKSFWINPILDTSWNFRQVLDFTTDVIKACSLYLEAQLTHENGV from the coding sequence GTGCTCGTTTGGTTAAATCAAATTACGGCTAATGATTTAGCCTTTTTAGATTTATTGGAGCACCTCCGAATTTACCTAACCGTTCGTCACAGTGGCATATGTGAAGTCCGCCTTTTAGTTCCATCCAACTTCGCGAAAACCCTAGAAATATTATCCAGCGCAAATATATCTTTCACGATAATAGATCCTCTAACTGCGAATTCCGCCCATCTTGGAGTTCCAAGTATCAATGACCATCACGAAGCCTCAGAGCTAGCGACACTCGCACACGGCAATCGAGTCGACTGCGTCGTTGTTCCCGCAGAGTCGCCTCTTTTGGCGTTTACCCCCGCCTTTGTAAACGATCTCCAAGTATTAATTAGCGACACTTCATTCTTGCTGCGACTTTCTGAGTTTTTCGTTAGAGGATTTGACATCCCATGGACATATACCAGGATGATTTGGGACGGCACTTGGAGCACAATGTATCAGCTAGCCGAACCGTCCACATTCGCAGCACCAATGGCATTTTTGAATCTAATGCGAGCGAAGAAAGTTTCTGTAAATGTAGGAGAAACTGCTAGATCATTCATACACAATCGACTGCCCCAACTTTGTTTTGCAAGGGATCGGTTAATTTGGTTAGAAATGCAACGAGCGGCCTCGACTCGCGACGGTTTCAGTAATCAAAAATATGCTTTCGAAATTTCGTATCAATTGAACTTCTATTACATCAATCTGTTCGGATCATTTGATCATCTGGCTCTGCTCGTAAATGGAATATTCTCCCTCGGCTTGAAGGAAAAGCAAGTCGGTGCAACATATGCGGTCTTCCTTGAGAAACTCGCTCAAGTGTCACCGCAAATGAACACTATCTTTACTAAGCCTTCAGCCCTCGATTTGATTACAAGGCTTGCCCAATTGCGAAATTTATCCGCGCACCGGGGCTCAGTATCTCCTTCTAAAGTAGTTCAAAAATCCGACAGAGAACCTACTCTCGATGAATTGGACGCTTATATTAGGGATGCCGGACAGGGGTGGATGTTTGAGGAATTGAGGGATCCAGGTATTCAACAATTGATTAGCTTAGCGAGACAGAACGCAAGGATTGCAATTCTCGAAAGAAATACTTTATTCGACGACGTCGTCATGATTGAAATCAAGGGAAAATCCTTTTGGATAAATCCGATCCTCGACACTTCTTGGAATTTTCGGCAAGTACTTGACTTTACAACGGACGTGATTAAAGCGTGTTCTCTTTATTTAGAAGCACAGCTTACACACGAAAATGGAGTGTGA
- a CDS encoding DNA polymerase Y family protein, with amino-acid sequence MMYAVLHPPNFFAQTAAHQRPELRKRPFVVLDGEPPAEMVLAASKTARSLGVEIGMTRLQVEVFPEVVALHRVIEHEHMAYTSLHHVACMFSPRIESVEERPGTYALDIRGMDRLYGDAEQLANKLRRSVMAAGFLVNIAVAENFHAAVSLACSRAGVSVVLPGCEAHAIGQLPLAALRLTPEDEATFAVWGIRTCAELAALSETDLIARFGQAGKKLHSLACGTWPHLMFPMEPSFEVSLVERMELDFPVEELERLLFLLSCMTTTLLERVRSKARAIAALRVVLHLDTKAQHERTVRPALPLQDTLTLLKLIQIDLETHPPSAAIVGLELHAQSATPYRAQHGLFLPQAPEPGRLEVMLARLRKLLGDGRVGSPELTDDHRPNAFRMVPFEPPPSHQSERTSSSTAIALRVFRPPQMVGVTLANHAPVRVFWGGEGYVVRQAAGPVRVSGQWWSEAHWCREEWDVRLENGGAERLCRIAFDPRSRCWYVQGTYD; translated from the coding sequence ATGATGTATGCCGTTCTCCATCCACCAAACTTCTTCGCACAGACCGCAGCGCATCAGCGCCCGGAGCTGCGTAAGAGACCGTTCGTGGTGCTCGATGGAGAGCCACCGGCGGAGATGGTCTTGGCAGCAAGCAAGACGGCACGCTCGTTAGGCGTCGAGATCGGCATGACTCGGCTGCAGGTCGAAGTATTCCCCGAAGTCGTCGCGCTCCATCGTGTCATTGAGCATGAGCATATGGCCTATACGTCTCTTCACCACGTCGCATGCATGTTCTCACCTCGCATCGAGTCGGTGGAAGAGAGGCCCGGTACATATGCATTGGACATTCGTGGGATGGATCGCCTGTACGGCGATGCCGAACAACTCGCAAACAAATTGCGACGGAGCGTCATGGCGGCAGGATTTCTTGTCAATATCGCCGTTGCTGAAAATTTCCACGCGGCAGTGTCTCTTGCATGTAGCAGGGCCGGAGTTTCAGTTGTGCTGCCCGGTTGTGAGGCGCATGCCATCGGGCAACTCCCGCTCGCGGCGCTCCGCCTTACACCGGAGGATGAAGCGACCTTTGCTGTCTGGGGTATTCGCACCTGTGCGGAACTTGCGGCGCTGTCTGAGACAGACCTGATTGCGCGTTTCGGACAAGCTGGAAAGAAGCTCCATTCTCTTGCGTGTGGCACATGGCCCCACCTGATGTTCCCGATGGAACCGAGCTTCGAGGTCAGTCTGGTGGAACGCATGGAATTGGACTTTCCGGTAGAGGAATTGGAACGTCTGCTTTTCCTGCTCTCCTGCATGACGACGACACTATTGGAGCGGGTTCGTAGTAAAGCGCGGGCTATTGCAGCACTCCGCGTCGTACTTCATCTAGATACCAAGGCACAGCATGAGCGCACTGTTCGTCCCGCGTTGCCGTTGCAGGATACGTTAACATTGCTGAAGCTCATTCAAATCGATCTGGAGACGCATCCTCCCAGCGCGGCGATTGTGGGTTTGGAGTTGCACGCGCAGTCTGCCACGCCGTATCGAGCGCAGCATGGACTCTTTCTCCCACAAGCGCCAGAGCCAGGGCGGCTCGAAGTGATGCTCGCTCGACTGCGGAAGCTGCTGGGCGACGGACGTGTCGGTTCGCCTGAGTTGACTGACGATCATCGACCAAACGCTTTTCGTATGGTGCCTTTTGAGCCGCCGCCATCACATCAGAGTGAAAGAACATCATCCTCAACGGCTATCGCTCTGCGCGTCTTCCGTCCACCGCAAATGGTCGGCGTTACGCTCGCGAACCATGCCCCAGTGCGGGTCTTCTGGGGAGGAGAGGGATATGTTGTCCGGCAGGCGGCCGGTCCCGTCCGGGTAAGCGGACAGTGGTGGTCCGAGGCCCACTGGTGCCGTGAAGAGTGGGATGTCCGACTGGAGAACGGTGGTGCCGAACGGCTTTGCCGCATCGCCTTCGATCCGCGTTCTCGCTGCTGGTATGTACAGGGGACGTATGACTGA
- a CDS encoding ATPase domain-containing protein, producing MAAAHAIRFQIETKLAQRVPAALTLKIKHAPEVFATGITAVDEILGGGIPRGCITEVSGVASTGKTSFALSTIASITQLGNACAWVDVSDALSPEAAAATGVELRRLLWLRMYAERGKKVADKPWSRLEQALKATDLLLQTGGFGAIVLDMSDVLPEHARRIPLATWYRFRLAAEQARTSLIFLTQSHCTSSCASLALRCELAETTPFSSNGETPLFERRQYQLARERNRNESTPFMQRKPAQRVSWPAETLWSRVR from the coding sequence ATGGCCGCCGCCCATGCAATCCGTTTTCAGATCGAAACCAAGCTGGCTCAGCGTGTGCCCGCTGCGCTGACGCTCAAGATCAAACATGCTCCGGAGGTGTTCGCCACCGGTATCACTGCAGTAGACGAGATCCTGGGCGGCGGTATTCCGCGTGGGTGCATCACTGAGGTCAGCGGAGTAGCCTCGACCGGGAAGACTTCCTTTGCTCTGTCGACTATTGCTTCCATCACGCAACTCGGCAACGCCTGTGCGTGGGTGGATGTGAGTGATGCGCTCTCCCCGGAAGCTGCCGCTGCGACGGGCGTGGAGCTGAGGCGTTTGCTCTGGCTCCGTATGTATGCCGAGCGTGGAAAGAAAGTAGCAGACAAGCCCTGGTCGCGGTTGGAGCAAGCCTTGAAAGCGACTGATCTATTACTGCAAACGGGAGGCTTCGGAGCCATCGTCCTGGATATGAGCGATGTGCTGCCTGAACATGCAAGACGCATTCCGTTAGCGACCTGGTATCGCTTTCGGCTGGCTGCAGAGCAGGCACGCACCTCATTGATCTTTCTCACGCAGTCGCACTGCACTAGCAGCTGCGCGTCGTTGGCGCTCCGTTGCGAGCTAGCGGAGACGACGCCATTCAGCAGCAATGGCGAAACGCCGCTGTTTGAGCGACGACAGTACCAGCTGGCACGTGAGCGCAACCGCAATGAAAGCACTCCTTTCATGCAGAGGAAGCCTGCTCAACGTGTGAGTTGGCCTGCAGAAACACTTTGGTCAAGGGTGCGATGA